AGGGCGGCCCCCGAGCAGGTGAGCCACACGCTGGCCGGGAGGCCCGGGTCGGCGTCGAGGCCCGCGGCGGTGAAGCCCGACTCGGCGGCGAGCAGGCCGTACAGCCCGCGGGCGACCCAGGGGGCCGCCACGATCGTCACGGCCGCGATTCCCGCCGCCTCGAGGGCGCCCAGCCGCACCAGCTGCGATCTCGACGCGCCGCGGGACGTCAGCAGCGCCGCCTCGCCAGTGCGTCGTTCCGTGAGCAGCCGGGCGCCCAGCTGCAGCACGCTCGCGCAGAGGGCCAGCAGCATGAGGCCCAGCACGGTCAGCGCGACGCGCGTCACGGCCAGCGCCGACAGGGCGCCGTCGAGCACCGCGGGCAGGCCGCTCGCGAAGCGCGCGCTCTGCAGCAGGGACGCCGTCGACCTGGCCAGCTCGACCTGGCCGTCCTGGAGGTGCGCGCGGGTCGCCGCCAGCTGGGCGCCGTCCGCGCCGAGGACGTCCGGGCGCAGCACGACGTTGGCGGCCTCCACAGTGACCCGGTCGTCGCGGATCGCGGCGGGCGTGGTCAGCAGGGCGCCGTAGGCGTCGGTGGTCAGCCAACCGAAGCTGCCCGGCATCGAGACGCCCCGGTCGACCGGCCGGCCCCGCATCGGGTCACGGGACCAGTAGGACGCCGAGTGCTCGGCCTCGTACACGCCGACCACGACGACGTCGACGACGTCCCTGGACGTGAAGGCGCGCAGGCTCACCGCTGTGCCGGGGGCCAGCCCGAGCTCGTCGGCGGCGACCCGGGGCACCGCCACCTCGATCCGGTCCGCGGGGCTCGCGCTCGGCCACGACCCGGCGACGAGCCGCGCGTGCTCGGTGGCGCCGTCGAACGCCGCGAGCCGGAGTAGCACGTCAAGGCTGCCCGCCTGGGGGGACGGGAACCGGTAGTCGACGGACGTGAGCCACTCGTGACGGATGGCAGGCATGCCCCCGAGGGCTGCCGTCAAGCCCTTCGCCGCCCCCTCGATGGCCGCGTCGGTGTCCTTCGCGCCGATGGTGAGGACCGCCTCGACCTCGAGCTCGGACGCGGGGCGCCGGGCGAGGTCTGCGGTCACGGCGCGGTCGTCGCTCGCGGAGACCAGCAGCGCGAACGTGCCGAGAAGGCCCGCGCCGACGACCGCCACCGCGAGCACCGCCGCCAGGACGACGCGTTGCGTAGCCGCCCGTCGTAGAACGAGCCTGGTCGCCCACCGCACGCTGATCCCCTTTGACCCAGCCGTCGCCACCGGGGGAGAGCCGGGGCGCCACCTCCCGCCGGGGAGGTGGAAGGCTGAACGTAACCGCTGGCAACCGCGTTGTGGGAGCGGTTCCGCGGTACTCAGGCGGGCGGTGCGGACATCGTTACGCCGCCGTGACCTCGGTCACGGCGGCGTCGCGAATCGTTGGGGGGAAGGGGGATGAAACTTGAGCGAAAAGGGGGTTCAGGCCCGCGGCGGACGGGTCATGGCGAGCACGTCCAGCGCGGCGTCGAGCTGCTCCTCGGTGACCTCTCCCCGCTCGACGTAGCCGAGGTCGACGACGGCCTCTCGCACCGTGATTCCGTGCTTGACCGAGTGCTTGGCGATCTTCGCGGCGGCCTCGTAGCCGATCACCCGGTTGAGGGGCGTGACGATCGACGGGGAGGACTCCGCCAACGCGCGGGTGCGCTCGACGTTCGCCTCGATGCCCGCGATCGTCTTGTCAGCCAGAGCCGTCGAGGCGTTGGCGAGGAGCCTGACCGACTCCAGGACCCCCAGGGCGATCACCGGGATCTGCACGTTGAGCTCGAAGGACCCGCTGGCGCCAGCCCAGGCGACCGTCGCGTCGTTGCCGATCACGCGGGCCGCCACCATCAGCACGGCCTCGGGGATCACGGGGTTGACCTTGCCCGGCATGATCGACGAGCCGGGCTGCAGGTCGGGGATGAAGATCTCCCCGAGGCCGGTGTTGGGCCCCGAGCCCATCCAGCGCAGGTCGTTGCAGATCTTCGTGAGGCTCACCGCGATGGTCCGCAGCGCGCCGGACAGCTCGACCAGCCCGTCGCGGGAGCTCTGCGCCTCGAAGTGGTCGCGCGCCTCGGTGAGCGGAAGGCCGGTGTCCTCGCGCAGCAGCTCGATGACCCGCTGCGGGAAGCCGGCCGGGGTGTTGATCCCGGTGCCCACCGCGGTGCCGCCCAGGGGGACCTCGGCGACGCGGGGCAGGGCCGCGCGCAGCCGCTCCACCCCGTACCGGACAGCGGCGGCGTACCCGCCGAACTCCTGCCCGAGCGTCACCGGCGTCGCGTCCATCAGGTGCGTGCGTCCCGACTTCACGACCGTGGCGAACTGCGCGGCCTTGGCCTCGAGCGCCTCGGCGAGGTGCTCGAGGGCGGGCTCCAGGTCGCGGACCACCGCGGCGGTGGCCGCGACGTGCACCGACGTGGGGAACACGTCGTTCGAGGACTGCGAGGCGTTGACGTGGTCGTTGGGGTGCACCGGGCGCCCGAGGCGAGCCGACGCCAGCGTCGCGAGGACCTCGTTGGTGTTCATGTTGGAGGACGTGCCGGAGCCGGTCTGGAACACGTCGATGGGGAACTGCGCGTCGTGGGCGCCGGAGGCGACCTCGTCCGCCGCCGCGGCGACGGCGGCGGCGACGTCGGCGTCCAGCACCCCGAGCTCGGCGTTGGCCAGGGCGGCGGCCTTCTTGATCCTGGCCAGGGCCTCGATGTGGCCGCGCTCGAGGCGTGTGCCGGAGATGGGGAAGTTCTCGACCGCCCGTTGGGTCTGCGCCCGGTACAGCGCGTCGGCGGGGACGAGGACCTCGCCCATTGTGTCGTGCTCGACGCGGAACCCCGCGGGAGCTGTGGTGGTCATGGGGGCGGCGGCGTCATTGGCGTGCTCACTCATGCGCGCATCCTCTCACCGCGCCGCCGCCGCGGTCAGGTGTGTCAGGGGACCTCTGGCGTGCCCTCGCCCAGGTCGCCGATGGCCTTGGTGAGCTGCACGTCACCCTCGGCCAACGCGTACTCGACGCCGACGATCGCGCAGCGTCCCTCGGCGACGGCGTCCGCGAGCGAGCGCGAGTAGCCCTGGAGCATCGTCACGGTGTGCCGCACATGCTCATGGCCCAGCTCCGCGGCGGAGACGCTGGCGATCCCCGGCCCCTGCGCCGCCCCGGTCAGCGTCACAATGCTGGGGATCACGCGGTCGACGATCGCGCGCACGAACCCGTCTGGCACGACGCCGGTGGTGAGCGCCGTCGTGGCCGCCGCCACCGCCCCGCACGAGTCGTGTCCCAGGACCACCACGAGCGAGGCGCCCAGCACGTCCACCCCGTACTCGATGGACCCGATCACGGTGGTGTCCAGCACGTGGCCGGCCGTCCGCACCACGAACACGTCGCCGAGCCCCTGGTCGAAGATGATCTCGGCGGCGACCCGGCTGTCGGAGCATCCGAAGATCACCGCGTACGGGGCCTGAGCGGCGCTGAGCTCGGCACGTCGGTCGATGCCCTGCGCGGGATGGGCCATCTCGCCGCGGACGAATCGCTCGTTCCCCTCCCGCAGCGCGGTCCAGGCCTGGGCAGGTGTCGTGGGTCGGGACATGGCGACATCTTGGCAGGCCTTGCCAAGCGGGCGACGCGACGGTCACGGAGTGGTCCACCGGGGCGGACGCCCGAGTGGCAGGGGGGTACGGCGGGGTGTAGTCCTGGTGGCCAGGGCCGCGCGGCGGGGTATGGGGGGGGCAGCGTGCGAAGACGAACACGGCTGGTCGGCACGGTGCTCGCGCTCGCGGTCGCCGGAGGGCTCGCGGCATGCGGGGGATCGGGCTCGGGCGCTCCGACGCTCACCTGGTACATCAACCCCGACGACGGGGGGCAGGCGCAGATCGCCTCGGAGTGCACCGAGGCCGCAGACGGCGCCTACACGATCGAGACATCGGTGCTCCCCCGGGACGCCAGCGCGCAGCGCGAGCAGCTCGCGCGGCGGCTCGCCGCGAAGGACTCCTCGATCGACCTGATGAGCCTGGACCCGCCTTTCATCCCCGAGGTGGCCGAGCCCGGCTTCCTGGCGCCCATCCCGGAGGACGTGCAGGAGCGCGTCACCCAGGACGTCGTCGCCGGCGCCCTCGCGGGCGCCACGTGGAAGGGCGAGCTGGTCACGGTGCCGTTCTGGGCGAACACCCAGCTGCTCTGGTACCGCAAGTCCGTGGCCGCGGCGGCGGGCCTGGACATGACCCAGCCCGTCACGTGGGACCAGCTCATCGACGCGGTCCGCACGCAAGACGTCTACCTCGCGGTGCAGGGCATCAAGTCCGAGTCCCTCACGGTGTGGATCAACGCGCTCGTCTCCTCCTCGGGGGGCGAGATCGTGGAGAACCCCACGGCCGACGCCGCGGAGGTCGAGCTCGGCCTTGAGACCGACGCGGGCCGTGAGGCCGCGCGCATCATGGGCACCATCGGCAAGGAAGGGCTCGCCGGCCCAGGGCTCCCCACCGAGGACGAGAACGCGTCGCTGTCGGTGTTCCAGGGGGACAAGGGCTCGTTCATGGTGAACTGGCCGTTCGTGTGGTCGGCCACCAAGGCGGGCGTCGAGGACGGCACCCTCGACCAGAGCCTGCTCGATGACATCGGCTGGGCGATCTACCCGCGTGTCGACGCCCAGACGCCCGCGGGCACGCCGTACGGGGGCATCAACCTCGGCGTCGGGGCCTACAGCGAGCACACCGACCTGGCCTTCGAGGCGGCCGAGTGCATCGTCACGCCCGAGCACCAGGCGTACTACTTCGCGGCGAACGGCAACCCGGCGTCCAACACCGACGCCTACGAGGACCCGCAGGTCCTCGAGGCCTTCCCGATGGCCCCCGTGATCCGCGAGTCCCTCGAGCAGGCGGTGCCGCGCCCGCAGACGCCGTACTACAACGACGTGTCGATCGGGCTCCAGGAGACCTGGCACCCGCCGTCCTCCGTCTCGCCCGACTCGACACCCCAGAGGTCAACCGACTTCATCACGGCCGTGCTGCGAGGGGAGCGACTGCTGTGACCACTGAGGCGACACGAGAGCGCGGTCGGCGCCGGGGCGCCGGTGACGACGCCGACAAGCAGGCCAGGGCCGCGCACAGCGAGCGCACGCGCGCGGAGGCGAGGCTCGGCTGGTACCTCGCCGGCCCGGCGTTCGTGATCATGCTGGCCGTCACGCTGTACCCGATCCTGCAGGCCTTCTACGACTCCCTGTTCCGGTACCGGCTGACGACGCCCGACGACAGGGCGTTCATCGGGGTCGAGAACTATTGGGTGATCCTGCGCGACGGGTTCTTCTGGCAGTCCGTGGCGGTCACGGTGCTCATCACCCTGGTCACCGTGGTGGTCGAGCTGATCCTCGGGTTCGCGCTCGCCCTGGTGATGCACCGCGCGATCCGGCGGCTGCGAGGGCTGCTGCGCACGGCCATCCTCGTGCCCTACGGGATCATCACCGTGGTCTCCGCGTTCGCGTGGTTCTACGCGTTCGACATCAACTCCGGCTACATCAACCACTGGTTCGGCTGGGTCCCGGGCATCTCCACCGACCTCAACTGGTTCGCGCAGACCGGCACCAGCCTGTTCGTGATCATCGCCTCCGAGATCTGGAAGACCACGCCGTTCATCTCGCTGCTGCTGCTGTCTGGACTGGCGCAGGTGCCCAGCGACCTGGAGGAGGCGGCGGAGGTGGACGGGGCCACCGCGTGGCAGCGGTTCCGGCGGGTCATCATCCCGAACATGAAGGCCGCGATCATGGTGGCCGTCCTGTTCCGGGCCCTGGACGCGTTCCGCATCTTCGACAACGTGTTCATCATGACCAACGGCGCGAACGGCACGACGGTGCTGTCCCTGCTCGCCTACAAGACCTCGATCGGCCGCCTGGAGATCGGGCTCGGCTCCGCGATCTCGGTGCTGCTGTTCTTGTGCGTGATCCTCATCTGCTGGGTCGCGATCAAGCTCTTCAAGGTCGATCTCGCCAGCGCGAGAGGGGAGTAGCGATGACCGGCAGACTGACGGGGCGCCAACGGTTCTGGTGGGCCGTGATCTCGGTGTTCGTCCTGGTGTGGGCGCTGTTCCCCGTGGTGTCGATCTTCGCGACGTCCTTCAAGCTCCCCAGCCAGCTCAACCTGGGACTGTTCTGGCCCAAGACCTGGTCGACCTCCAACTACGAGCAGATCCTCGTCGGCGACGCCCAGACGCTGTTCCTGTCGTCGCTGCGCAACTCGATCGGGATCTCGCTGATCGCCACGGCGATCGCGGTGGTGCTCGCCACCCTCGCGGCCTACGCCATCGGGCGCCTGGAGTTCCCCGGCAAGCGGCTGATCCTCACGGCCGCGCTCGGGGTGTCGATCTTCCCGGCCATCTCGATCGTCACGCCGCTGTTCAACCTGTGGCGCAACATCGGCCTGTACGACACGTGGCTCGGCCTGATCATCCCGTACCTGTCGCTGACACTGCCGATCTCCATCTGGACGCTCGCGGCCTTCTTCCGGCAGATCCCCTGGGAGCTGGAGCAGGCGGCGCAGGTGGACGGGGCCACGAGCTGGCAGGCGTTCCGCAAGGCCATCGTGCCCCTCGCGGCGCCGGGCGTGTTCACCACGGCGCTGATCGCCTTCTTCATCGCCTGGAACGACTTCGTCTACGGCATCTCGCTGACATCCACCGACCGGGCCCGACCGGTGCCCGCAGCCCTGGCCTTCTTCACCGGCGCCTCGCAGTTCGAGGAGCCGACCGGTGCGATCTCCGCGGCCGCGGTCGTCGTCACGATCCCCGTCGTCATCCTCGTCCTGCTGTTCCAACGCCAGATCGTCGCTGGACTGACCCAGGGCGCCGTCAAGGGCTGACGCGCCCGCCCCCTCCCGAGGAGAAGCACATGGCCTCCATCTCGCTCAAGGACATCGTCAAGGTGTACGGCGACGGCTACCTGGCGGTGAAGGGCGTGAGCCTGGACATCGCCGAGGGGGAGTTCGTCATCCTCGTCGGCCCGTCGGGCTGCGGAAAGTCGACGCTGCTGCGGATGATCGTCGGCCTCGAGGACATCACCTCGGGCGACCTGCTCATCGACGGCGAGCGGGTCAACGAGGAGGCGCCGCGCAAGCGCCGGCTCGCGATGGTGTTCCAGAACTACGCGCTGTACCCGCACCT
The sequence above is a segment of the Cellulomonas chengniuliangii genome. Coding sequences within it:
- a CDS encoding class II fumarate hydratase, whose translation is MTTTAPAGFRVEHDTMGEVLVPADALYRAQTQRAVENFPISGTRLERGHIEALARIKKAAALANAELGVLDADVAAAVAAAADEVASGAHDAQFPIDVFQTGSGTSSNMNTNEVLATLASARLGRPVHPNDHVNASQSSNDVFPTSVHVAATAAVVRDLEPALEHLAEALEAKAAQFATVVKSGRTHLMDATPVTLGQEFGGYAAAVRYGVERLRAALPRVAEVPLGGTAVGTGINTPAGFPQRVIELLREDTGLPLTEARDHFEAQSSRDGLVELSGALRTIAVSLTKICNDLRWMGSGPNTGLGEIFIPDLQPGSSIMPGKVNPVIPEAVLMVAARVIGNDATVAWAGASGSFELNVQIPVIALGVLESVRLLANASTALADKTIAGIEANVERTRALAESSPSIVTPLNRVIGYEAAAKIAKHSVKHGITVREAVVDLGYVERGEVTEEQLDAALDVLAMTRPPRA
- a CDS encoding carbonic anhydrase translates to MSRPTTPAQAWTALREGNERFVRGEMAHPAQGIDRRAELSAAQAPYAVIFGCSDSRVAAEIIFDQGLGDVFVVRTAGHVLDTTVIGSIEYGVDVLGASLVVVLGHDSCGAVAAATTALTTGVVPDGFVRAIVDRVIPSIVTLTGAAQGPGIASVSAAELGHEHVRHTVTMLQGYSRSLADAVAEGRCAIVGVEYALAEGDVQLTKAIGDLGEGTPEVP
- a CDS encoding extracellular solute-binding protein; protein product: MRRRTRLVGTVLALAVAGGLAACGGSGSGAPTLTWYINPDDGGQAQIASECTEAADGAYTIETSVLPRDASAQREQLARRLAAKDSSIDLMSLDPPFIPEVAEPGFLAPIPEDVQERVTQDVVAGALAGATWKGELVTVPFWANTQLLWYRKSVAAAAGLDMTQPVTWDQLIDAVRTQDVYLAVQGIKSESLTVWINALVSSSGGEIVENPTADAAEVELGLETDAGREAARIMGTIGKEGLAGPGLPTEDENASLSVFQGDKGSFMVNWPFVWSATKAGVEDGTLDQSLLDDIGWAIYPRVDAQTPAGTPYGGINLGVGAYSEHTDLAFEAAECIVTPEHQAYYFAANGNPASNTDAYEDPQVLEAFPMAPVIRESLEQAVPRPQTPYYNDVSIGLQETWHPPSSVSPDSTPQRSTDFITAVLRGERLL
- a CDS encoding carbohydrate ABC transporter permease yields the protein MTTEATRERGRRRGAGDDADKQARAAHSERTRAEARLGWYLAGPAFVIMLAVTLYPILQAFYDSLFRYRLTTPDDRAFIGVENYWVILRDGFFWQSVAVTVLITLVTVVVELILGFALALVMHRAIRRLRGLLRTAILVPYGIITVVSAFAWFYAFDINSGYINHWFGWVPGISTDLNWFAQTGTSLFVIIASEIWKTTPFISLLLLSGLAQVPSDLEEAAEVDGATAWQRFRRVIIPNMKAAIMVAVLFRALDAFRIFDNVFIMTNGANGTTVLSLLAYKTSIGRLEIGLGSAISVLLFLCVILICWVAIKLFKVDLASARGE
- a CDS encoding carbohydrate ABC transporter permease, whose amino-acid sequence is MTGRLTGRQRFWWAVISVFVLVWALFPVVSIFATSFKLPSQLNLGLFWPKTWSTSNYEQILVGDAQTLFLSSLRNSIGISLIATAIAVVLATLAAYAIGRLEFPGKRLILTAALGVSIFPAISIVTPLFNLWRNIGLYDTWLGLIIPYLSLTLPISIWTLAAFFRQIPWELEQAAQVDGATSWQAFRKAIVPLAAPGVFTTALIAFFIAWNDFVYGISLTSTDRARPVPAALAFFTGASQFEEPTGAISAAAVVVTIPVVILVLLFQRQIVAGLTQGAVKG